In a genomic window of Hippoglossus stenolepis isolate QCI-W04-F060 chromosome 17, HSTE1.2, whole genome shotgun sequence:
- the snx13 gene encoding sorting nexin-13 isoform X1: MSNDPRERISTSQQTQASLSIWGWGGLGVVLFLVTFGPFAIFYLAFYIFCFVGGGFAVTLLYGKINSEKHLEKCEHSYLPPTQIGIVKTLDEMKLEMKPIRIDRRLTGSSFIDEPLQQVIQFALRDYIQYWYYTLSEDESFILEIRQTLQNALVQFSTRSKEVDWQPYFTTRLVDDFATHLRVFRKAQDRLADREDKQRDITEELVDSFFEAEVEMERKICRDVVCTSNKDEEGFLRDLCELLLYLLLPPGDFHNKNMRYFLREVLARGVLLPLINQLSDPDYINQFVIWMIRDSSCNYEAFMNILKLTDKPPELEAVKDKVVEELQYLRSLDTAGDDINVIKNQINSLLFVKKVCETRIQRLQSGKEVDALKLAANFGKLCVIPLDHILVHNIALQFFMDFMQAAGAQAELFFWLTVEGYRVTAQQQLEAMQGWQKDGKKQPSATKGLLKAAALGVFEQYLSEKASPRVQVEEESVTKLGEKLQKEDPTPEIFDEIQRQVYDMMLRDERYYPSFKQSPLYVRMLAELDMLKEPSYRGSDDGDGESFNGSPTGSINLSLDDLSNSCHDESMHLHAFISDTADACLPGFWGAAGVCNDHGKTYALYAITVFRRNQDGSEDCWKTYRRYSDFHDFHMRITEQFENMASILKLPGKKTFNNMDRDFLEKRKKDLNAYLQLLMNPEMVKACPTLIPYVYDFLENKAYSKGKGEFARKFLHNPAHKKLPNQHMTSLVEIDTFVNPLKSSMRNVSNAVKALPDSLAEGMTKVSDNMGRMSERLGQDLKQSILKGPPLLPKSDIDPEHCRVSAQLDDNVDDNIPLRVMLLLMDEVFDLKEKNQWLRRNIKNLLQQLIRATYGDTINRKIVDHVDYLTSPEQVADYVKKFRDSYWPNGILAETTPRRDKSIRMRTRVAAKTSLLGIMPDELKHIIGADTTRKGILRVFDMFQYQPMNRRLVYVFLEGFLETMFPQYKFPELFVKLHSRSPRIHRYSQKLKSASLKR; encoded by the exons ATGAGTAACGACCCTCGAGAACGAATTTCtacatcacaacaaacacag GCCAGTCTATCCATCTGGGGATGGGGGGGTCTTGGAGTCGTGCTGTTCCTCGTCACCTTTGGACCCTTTGCCATATTCTACCTGGCCTTTTATATCTTCTGCTTTGTTGGAGG GGGCTTTGCGGTCACTCTGCTCTATGGAAAGATCAACTCAGAGAAACACCTGGAGAAATGCGAGCACTCTTACTTGCCACCCACACAGATTGGTATAGTGAAG ACATTGGATGAGATGAAGCTAGAAATGAAGCCCATAAGGATTGACCGGAGATTGACTGGCTCCAGTTTTATAGATGAACCACTACAACAG gtgATCCAGTTCGCTCTGAGAGACTACATCCAGTACTGGTACTACACTCTGAGCGAAGATGAATCCTTTATATTGGAGAtcagacaaacactgcagaACGCACTCGTCCAGTTCTCCACACG GTCCAAAGAGGTGGACTGGCAGCCTTACTTTACCACTCGCCTGGTGGACGACTTTGCCACCCATTTACGTGTCTTCAGAAAAGCCCAGGATCGCCTCGCTGACAGAGAGGACAAGCAGA GAGACATAACGGAGGAGCTGGTGGACTCGTTCTTTGAAGCCgaggtggagatggagaggaagattTGCCGAGACGTAGTGTGCACTTCAAACAAAGACGAAGAAG gtttcCTTCGGGACTTGTGTGAGTTGCTTCTGTATCTGTTACTACCTCCTGGAGATTTCCACAACAAGAACATGAGATACTTCCTAAGG GAGGTGTTGGCTCGTGGTGTGCTGCTTCCTCTGATCAACCAGCTGAGCGACCCGGACTACATCAACCAGTTTGTCATCTGGATG ATTCGGGACTCCAGTTGTAACTATGAAGCCTTCATGAACATACTGAAGTTGACAGACAAACCTCCTGAGCTGGAGGCTGTCAAGGACAAGGTGGTGGAAGAGCTGCAGTATCTCCGCTCCCTGGACACTGCTGGAGATG ACATCAATGTGATCAAAAACCAGATAAACAGTCTTCTGTTTGTGAAGAAGGTTTGTGAGACCAGGATCCAGAGGCTGCAGTCTGGCAAG GAGGTGGACGCCTTGAAGCTGGCAGCCAACTTCGGCAAGCTGTGTGTTATCCCCCTGGATCACATCCTCGTCCACAACATAGCCCTGCAGTTCTTCATGG ACTTCATGCAGGCAGCGGGGGCGCAGGCCGAGCTGTTTTTCTGGCTCACTGTGGAGGGCTACAGGGTGAcggcacagcagcagctggaggccaTGCAGGGCTGGCAGAAAGACGGCAAGAAGCAGCCCAGCGCCACCAAAGGACTGCTGAAGGCCGCTGCACTCGGTGTCTTCGAACAATACCTCTCTGAAAAG GCATCTCCCAGGGTGCAGGTGGAAGAGGAGTCTGTAACTAAACTTggggagaagctgcagaaggaAGATCCCACGCCGGAGATATTTGACGAAATCCAGAGACAG GTGTATGACATGATGCTACGTGATGAGCGCTACTACCCCTCCTTCAAGCAGAGCCCTCTGTACGTCCGCATGCTCGCAGAGCTGGATATGTTGAAAGAACCAAGTTACCGGGGATCTGACGACGGCGATGGAGAGTCTTTCAATGGCTCTCCCACAGGAAGCATAAACCTA TCTTTGGACGACTTGTCCAACTCCTGCCATGATGAATCTATGCACCTTCATGCCTTCATCTCCGACAcag CTGACGCTTGTCTCCCCGGCTTCTGGGGTGCTGCAGGGGTTTGCAACGACCACGGTAAGACCTACGCGCTGTACGCCATCACTGTGTTCAGACGCAACCAGGATGGCAGCGAGGACTGCTGGAAGACCTACCGCCGCTATTCAGACTTCCATGACTTCCATATGAGGATCACTgaacag tttgagaaCATGGCGTCGATCCTCAAGCTGCCAGGAAAAAAGACATTCAACAACATGGACAGAGACTTCttagagaagagaaaaaaagacctCAATGCTTACCTACAG ttGCTGATGAACCCAGAGATGGTGAAGGCCTGCCCAACTCTGATTCCTTATGTCTACGACTTCCTAGAAAACAAGGCCTACAGCAAGGGCAAAGGAGAGTTCGCACGAAAG tttttgcataatcctgctcacaaaaaACTACCCAACCAACATatgacctccttggtggag ATAGACACATTTGTAAATCCTCTGAAGAGCTCAATGAGGAACGTGTCCAATGCGGTGAAGGCCCTGCCGGACAGTCTGGCTGAAGGAATGACCAAGGTATCTGACAACATGGGACGCATGTCAGAAAGACTGGGTCAGGACCTTAAACAGTCCATACTGAAG GGGCCCCCACTCCTCCCCAAGTCAGACATCGACCCTGAACACTGTCGAGTCTCCGCACAGCTCGATGACAAC GTGGACGATAACATCCCGCTGAGggtaatgctgctgctgatggatgaagtgtttgacCTGAAGGAGAAAAATCAGTGGCTGCGCAGGAACATTAaaaacctgctgcagcagctcatcagAGCGACATATGGAGACACCATCAACAG gAAAATCGTGGATCATGTGGACTACTTGACTTCACCAGAGCAGGTGGCTGACTATGTCAAGAAGTTCAG GGATTCCTACTGGCCCAACGGTATACTGGCTGAGACAACGCCCCGCCGGGACAAGAGCATCCGCATGAGGACACGAGTAGCTGCCAAGACCAGCCTGCTGGGTATCATGCCAg ATGAACTGAAGCACATCATTGGAGCGGACACCACGAGAAAGGGCATCCTGCGCGTCTTCGACATGTTCCAGTACCAACCAATGAACCGGCGGCTCGTCTACGTTTTCCTGGAGGGCTTCTTGGAGACAATGTTCCCCCAGTACAAATTCCCCGAGCTCTTTGTTAAGCTGCACTCCCGCTCACCGCGCATCCACAGATACAGCCAGAAACTCAAATCGGCCTCTCTCAAGAGGTGA
- the snx13 gene encoding sorting nexin-13 isoform X4, with protein sequence MSNDPRERISTSQQTQASLSIWGWGGLGVVLFLVTFGPFAIFYLAFYIFCFVGGGFAVTLLYGKINSEKHLEKCEHSYLPPTQIGIVKTLDEMKLEMKPIRIDRRLTGSSFIDEPLQQVIQFALRDYIQYWYYTLSEDESFILEIRQTLQNALVQFSTRSKEVDWQPYFTTRLVDDFATHLRVFRKAQDRLADREDKQRDITEELVDSFFEAEVEMERKICRDVVCTSNKDEEGFLRDLCELLLYLLLPPGDFHNKNMRYFLREVLARGVLLPLINQLSDPDYINQFVIWMIRDSSCNYEAFMNILKLTDKPPELEAVKDKVVEELQYLRSLDTAGDDINVIKNQINSLLFVKKVCETRIQRLQSGKEVDALKLAANFGKLCVIPLDHILVHNIALQFFMDFMQAAGAQAELFFWLTVEGYRVTAQQQLEAMQGWQKDGKKQPSATKGLLKAAALGVFEQYLSEKASPRVQVEEESVTKLGEKLQKEDPTPEIFDEIQRQVYDMMLRDERYYPSFKQSPLYVRMLAELDMLKEPSYRGSDDGDGESFNGSPTGSINLSLDDLSNSCHDESMHLHAFISDTADACLPGFWGAAGVCNDHGKTYALYAITVFRRNQDGSEDCWKTYRRYSDFHDFHMRITEQFENMASILKLPGKKTFNNMDRDFLEKRKKDLNAYLQLLMNPEMVKACPTLIPYVYDFLENKAYSKGKGEFARKAHQIDTFVNPLKSSMRNVSNAVKALPDSLAEGMTKVSDNMGRMSERLGQDLKQSILKGPPLLPKSDIDPEHCRVSAQLDDNVDDNIPLRVMLLLMDEVFDLKEKNQWLRRNIKNLLQQLIRATYGDTINRKIVDHVDYLTSPEQVADYVKKFRDSYWPNGILAETTPRRDKSIRMRTRVAAKTSLLGIMPDELKHIIGADTTRKGILRVFDMFQYQPMNRRLVYVFLEGFLETMFPQYKFPELFVKLHSRSPRIHRYSQKLKSASLKR encoded by the exons ATGAGTAACGACCCTCGAGAACGAATTTCtacatcacaacaaacacag GCCAGTCTATCCATCTGGGGATGGGGGGGTCTTGGAGTCGTGCTGTTCCTCGTCACCTTTGGACCCTTTGCCATATTCTACCTGGCCTTTTATATCTTCTGCTTTGTTGGAGG GGGCTTTGCGGTCACTCTGCTCTATGGAAAGATCAACTCAGAGAAACACCTGGAGAAATGCGAGCACTCTTACTTGCCACCCACACAGATTGGTATAGTGAAG ACATTGGATGAGATGAAGCTAGAAATGAAGCCCATAAGGATTGACCGGAGATTGACTGGCTCCAGTTTTATAGATGAACCACTACAACAG gtgATCCAGTTCGCTCTGAGAGACTACATCCAGTACTGGTACTACACTCTGAGCGAAGATGAATCCTTTATATTGGAGAtcagacaaacactgcagaACGCACTCGTCCAGTTCTCCACACG GTCCAAAGAGGTGGACTGGCAGCCTTACTTTACCACTCGCCTGGTGGACGACTTTGCCACCCATTTACGTGTCTTCAGAAAAGCCCAGGATCGCCTCGCTGACAGAGAGGACAAGCAGA GAGACATAACGGAGGAGCTGGTGGACTCGTTCTTTGAAGCCgaggtggagatggagaggaagattTGCCGAGACGTAGTGTGCACTTCAAACAAAGACGAAGAAG gtttcCTTCGGGACTTGTGTGAGTTGCTTCTGTATCTGTTACTACCTCCTGGAGATTTCCACAACAAGAACATGAGATACTTCCTAAGG GAGGTGTTGGCTCGTGGTGTGCTGCTTCCTCTGATCAACCAGCTGAGCGACCCGGACTACATCAACCAGTTTGTCATCTGGATG ATTCGGGACTCCAGTTGTAACTATGAAGCCTTCATGAACATACTGAAGTTGACAGACAAACCTCCTGAGCTGGAGGCTGTCAAGGACAAGGTGGTGGAAGAGCTGCAGTATCTCCGCTCCCTGGACACTGCTGGAGATG ACATCAATGTGATCAAAAACCAGATAAACAGTCTTCTGTTTGTGAAGAAGGTTTGTGAGACCAGGATCCAGAGGCTGCAGTCTGGCAAG GAGGTGGACGCCTTGAAGCTGGCAGCCAACTTCGGCAAGCTGTGTGTTATCCCCCTGGATCACATCCTCGTCCACAACATAGCCCTGCAGTTCTTCATGG ACTTCATGCAGGCAGCGGGGGCGCAGGCCGAGCTGTTTTTCTGGCTCACTGTGGAGGGCTACAGGGTGAcggcacagcagcagctggaggccaTGCAGGGCTGGCAGAAAGACGGCAAGAAGCAGCCCAGCGCCACCAAAGGACTGCTGAAGGCCGCTGCACTCGGTGTCTTCGAACAATACCTCTCTGAAAAG GCATCTCCCAGGGTGCAGGTGGAAGAGGAGTCTGTAACTAAACTTggggagaagctgcagaaggaAGATCCCACGCCGGAGATATTTGACGAAATCCAGAGACAG GTGTATGACATGATGCTACGTGATGAGCGCTACTACCCCTCCTTCAAGCAGAGCCCTCTGTACGTCCGCATGCTCGCAGAGCTGGATATGTTGAAAGAACCAAGTTACCGGGGATCTGACGACGGCGATGGAGAGTCTTTCAATGGCTCTCCCACAGGAAGCATAAACCTA TCTTTGGACGACTTGTCCAACTCCTGCCATGATGAATCTATGCACCTTCATGCCTTCATCTCCGACAcag CTGACGCTTGTCTCCCCGGCTTCTGGGGTGCTGCAGGGGTTTGCAACGACCACGGTAAGACCTACGCGCTGTACGCCATCACTGTGTTCAGACGCAACCAGGATGGCAGCGAGGACTGCTGGAAGACCTACCGCCGCTATTCAGACTTCCATGACTTCCATATGAGGATCACTgaacag tttgagaaCATGGCGTCGATCCTCAAGCTGCCAGGAAAAAAGACATTCAACAACATGGACAGAGACTTCttagagaagagaaaaaaagacctCAATGCTTACCTACAG ttGCTGATGAACCCAGAGATGGTGAAGGCCTGCCCAACTCTGATTCCTTATGTCTACGACTTCCTAGAAAACAAGGCCTACAGCAAGGGCAAAGGAGAGTTCGCACGAAAG gCCCATCAGATAGACACATTTGTAAATCCTCTGAAGAGCTCAATGAGGAACGTGTCCAATGCGGTGAAGGCCCTGCCGGACAGTCTGGCTGAAGGAATGACCAAGGTATCTGACAACATGGGACGCATGTCAGAAAGACTGGGTCAGGACCTTAAACAGTCCATACTGAAG GGGCCCCCACTCCTCCCCAAGTCAGACATCGACCCTGAACACTGTCGAGTCTCCGCACAGCTCGATGACAAC GTGGACGATAACATCCCGCTGAGggtaatgctgctgctgatggatgaagtgtttgacCTGAAGGAGAAAAATCAGTGGCTGCGCAGGAACATTAaaaacctgctgcagcagctcatcagAGCGACATATGGAGACACCATCAACAG gAAAATCGTGGATCATGTGGACTACTTGACTTCACCAGAGCAGGTGGCTGACTATGTCAAGAAGTTCAG GGATTCCTACTGGCCCAACGGTATACTGGCTGAGACAACGCCCCGCCGGGACAAGAGCATCCGCATGAGGACACGAGTAGCTGCCAAGACCAGCCTGCTGGGTATCATGCCAg ATGAACTGAAGCACATCATTGGAGCGGACACCACGAGAAAGGGCATCCTGCGCGTCTTCGACATGTTCCAGTACCAACCAATGAACCGGCGGCTCGTCTACGTTTTCCTGGAGGGCTTCTTGGAGACAATGTTCCCCCAGTACAAATTCCCCGAGCTCTTTGTTAAGCTGCACTCCCGCTCACCGCGCATCCACAGATACAGCCAGAAACTCAAATCGGCCTCTCTCAAGAGGTGA
- the snx13 gene encoding sorting nexin-13 isoform X5, giving the protein MSNDPRERISTSQQTQASLSIWGWGGLGVVLFLVTFGPFAIFYLAFYIFCFVGGGFAVTLLYGKINSEKHLEKCEHSYLPPTQIGIVKTLDEMKLEMKPIRIDRRLTGSSFIDEPLQQVIQFALRDYIQYWYYTLSEDESFILEIRQTLQNALVQFSTRSKEVDWQPYFTTRLVDDFATHLRVFRKAQDRLADREDKQRDITEELVDSFFEAEVEMERKICRDVVCTSNKDEEGFLRDLCELLLYLLLPPGDFHNKNMRYFLREVLARGVLLPLINQLSDPDYINQFVIWMIRDSSCNYEAFMNILKLTDKPPELEAVKDKVVEELQYLRSLDTAGDDINVIKNQINSLLFVKKVCETRIQRLQSGKEVDALKLAANFGKLCVIPLDHILVHNIALQFFMDFMQAAGAQAELFFWLTVEGYRVTAQQQLEAMQGWQKDGKKQPSATKGLLKAAALGVFEQYLSEKASPRVQVEEESVTKLGEKLQKEDPTPEIFDEIQRQVYDMMLRDERYYPSFKQSPLYVRMLAELDMLKEPSYRGSDDGDGESFNGSPTGSINLSLDDLSNSCHDESMHLHAFISDTADACLPGFWGAAGVCNDHGKTYALYAITVFRRNQDGSEDCWKTYRRYSDFHDFHMRITEQFENMASILKLPGKKTFNNMDRDFLEKRKKDLNAYLQLLMNPEMVKACPTLIPYVYDFLENKAYSKGKGEFARKIDTFVNPLKSSMRNVSNAVKALPDSLAEGMTKVSDNMGRMSERLGQDLKQSILKGPPLLPKSDIDPEHCRVSAQLDDNVDDNIPLRVMLLLMDEVFDLKEKNQWLRRNIKNLLQQLIRATYGDTINRKIVDHVDYLTSPEQVADYVKKFRDSYWPNGILAETTPRRDKSIRMRTRVAAKTSLLGIMPDELKHIIGADTTRKGILRVFDMFQYQPMNRRLVYVFLEGFLETMFPQYKFPELFVKLHSRSPRIHRYSQKLKSASLKR; this is encoded by the exons ATGAGTAACGACCCTCGAGAACGAATTTCtacatcacaacaaacacag GCCAGTCTATCCATCTGGGGATGGGGGGGTCTTGGAGTCGTGCTGTTCCTCGTCACCTTTGGACCCTTTGCCATATTCTACCTGGCCTTTTATATCTTCTGCTTTGTTGGAGG GGGCTTTGCGGTCACTCTGCTCTATGGAAAGATCAACTCAGAGAAACACCTGGAGAAATGCGAGCACTCTTACTTGCCACCCACACAGATTGGTATAGTGAAG ACATTGGATGAGATGAAGCTAGAAATGAAGCCCATAAGGATTGACCGGAGATTGACTGGCTCCAGTTTTATAGATGAACCACTACAACAG gtgATCCAGTTCGCTCTGAGAGACTACATCCAGTACTGGTACTACACTCTGAGCGAAGATGAATCCTTTATATTGGAGAtcagacaaacactgcagaACGCACTCGTCCAGTTCTCCACACG GTCCAAAGAGGTGGACTGGCAGCCTTACTTTACCACTCGCCTGGTGGACGACTTTGCCACCCATTTACGTGTCTTCAGAAAAGCCCAGGATCGCCTCGCTGACAGAGAGGACAAGCAGA GAGACATAACGGAGGAGCTGGTGGACTCGTTCTTTGAAGCCgaggtggagatggagaggaagattTGCCGAGACGTAGTGTGCACTTCAAACAAAGACGAAGAAG gtttcCTTCGGGACTTGTGTGAGTTGCTTCTGTATCTGTTACTACCTCCTGGAGATTTCCACAACAAGAACATGAGATACTTCCTAAGG GAGGTGTTGGCTCGTGGTGTGCTGCTTCCTCTGATCAACCAGCTGAGCGACCCGGACTACATCAACCAGTTTGTCATCTGGATG ATTCGGGACTCCAGTTGTAACTATGAAGCCTTCATGAACATACTGAAGTTGACAGACAAACCTCCTGAGCTGGAGGCTGTCAAGGACAAGGTGGTGGAAGAGCTGCAGTATCTCCGCTCCCTGGACACTGCTGGAGATG ACATCAATGTGATCAAAAACCAGATAAACAGTCTTCTGTTTGTGAAGAAGGTTTGTGAGACCAGGATCCAGAGGCTGCAGTCTGGCAAG GAGGTGGACGCCTTGAAGCTGGCAGCCAACTTCGGCAAGCTGTGTGTTATCCCCCTGGATCACATCCTCGTCCACAACATAGCCCTGCAGTTCTTCATGG ACTTCATGCAGGCAGCGGGGGCGCAGGCCGAGCTGTTTTTCTGGCTCACTGTGGAGGGCTACAGGGTGAcggcacagcagcagctggaggccaTGCAGGGCTGGCAGAAAGACGGCAAGAAGCAGCCCAGCGCCACCAAAGGACTGCTGAAGGCCGCTGCACTCGGTGTCTTCGAACAATACCTCTCTGAAAAG GCATCTCCCAGGGTGCAGGTGGAAGAGGAGTCTGTAACTAAACTTggggagaagctgcagaaggaAGATCCCACGCCGGAGATATTTGACGAAATCCAGAGACAG GTGTATGACATGATGCTACGTGATGAGCGCTACTACCCCTCCTTCAAGCAGAGCCCTCTGTACGTCCGCATGCTCGCAGAGCTGGATATGTTGAAAGAACCAAGTTACCGGGGATCTGACGACGGCGATGGAGAGTCTTTCAATGGCTCTCCCACAGGAAGCATAAACCTA TCTTTGGACGACTTGTCCAACTCCTGCCATGATGAATCTATGCACCTTCATGCCTTCATCTCCGACAcag CTGACGCTTGTCTCCCCGGCTTCTGGGGTGCTGCAGGGGTTTGCAACGACCACGGTAAGACCTACGCGCTGTACGCCATCACTGTGTTCAGACGCAACCAGGATGGCAGCGAGGACTGCTGGAAGACCTACCGCCGCTATTCAGACTTCCATGACTTCCATATGAGGATCACTgaacag tttgagaaCATGGCGTCGATCCTCAAGCTGCCAGGAAAAAAGACATTCAACAACATGGACAGAGACTTCttagagaagagaaaaaaagacctCAATGCTTACCTACAG ttGCTGATGAACCCAGAGATGGTGAAGGCCTGCCCAACTCTGATTCCTTATGTCTACGACTTCCTAGAAAACAAGGCCTACAGCAAGGGCAAAGGAGAGTTCGCACGAAAG ATAGACACATTTGTAAATCCTCTGAAGAGCTCAATGAGGAACGTGTCCAATGCGGTGAAGGCCCTGCCGGACAGTCTGGCTGAAGGAATGACCAAGGTATCTGACAACATGGGACGCATGTCAGAAAGACTGGGTCAGGACCTTAAACAGTCCATACTGAAG GGGCCCCCACTCCTCCCCAAGTCAGACATCGACCCTGAACACTGTCGAGTCTCCGCACAGCTCGATGACAAC GTGGACGATAACATCCCGCTGAGggtaatgctgctgctgatggatgaagtgtttgacCTGAAGGAGAAAAATCAGTGGCTGCGCAGGAACATTAaaaacctgctgcagcagctcatcagAGCGACATATGGAGACACCATCAACAG gAAAATCGTGGATCATGTGGACTACTTGACTTCACCAGAGCAGGTGGCTGACTATGTCAAGAAGTTCAG GGATTCCTACTGGCCCAACGGTATACTGGCTGAGACAACGCCCCGCCGGGACAAGAGCATCCGCATGAGGACACGAGTAGCTGCCAAGACCAGCCTGCTGGGTATCATGCCAg ATGAACTGAAGCACATCATTGGAGCGGACACCACGAGAAAGGGCATCCTGCGCGTCTTCGACATGTTCCAGTACCAACCAATGAACCGGCGGCTCGTCTACGTTTTCCTGGAGGGCTTCTTGGAGACAATGTTCCCCCAGTACAAATTCCCCGAGCTCTTTGTTAAGCTGCACTCCCGCTCACCGCGCATCCACAGATACAGCCAGAAACTCAAATCGGCCTCTCTCAAGAGGTGA